A region of Gracilinanus agilis isolate LMUSP501 chromosome 3, AgileGrace, whole genome shotgun sequence DNA encodes the following proteins:
- the LOC123242544 gene encoding LOW QUALITY PROTEIN: RNA polymerase II elongation factor ELL2-like (The sequence of the model RefSeq protein was modified relative to this genomic sequence to represent the inferred CDS: inserted 2 bases in 1 codon; deleted 2 bases in 2 codons; substituted 1 base at 1 genomic stop codon), whose protein sequence is MAAGGPAVGLREERRYGLSCGRLGQDNITVLHVKLTETAIRALETYQTHKNLTPSRPSIQFQGLQGLVEIPKNDPPNEVHNFNFYLSNVGKDNPQGSFDCIQQTVSSSGASQLNCLGFIQDKITVCATNYSYQMTREXMTQAEEESRNRSTKXKPGGPFVGKRVQIRKAPQVVPDAVPERKRSTPINPANTIQKIHLNNNISQRPYKDRVIHLLAMKTYKKPELLARLQKDGVNQKDKNSLGAILQQVANLNPKDLSYTLKDYVFKELQKDWPGYNEIDRQSLELVLSRKLNPSPRKTSTTGSESPICSNKDAASSPSQKRLLDSDFTDPLMNKKTRISHLTNRVHPTLNGHLNSTHAPPPPPPPPPLPPPPPPPPAAAATPTLPPLPSTHLPVSNPPQTVNSNSNSPSTPEGRGTQDLPIDSFSQNGSSIFEDQQDKYTSRTSLEIPPPGSILSKCPKPMEEKHSMSHKKSKKKSKKHKENDQIKKQDIENIEEKEKDLKTKDEIAKLNNSSLDSNEGVKEVCTASTDPSSTIELPDYLIKYIAIVSHEQRQNYKDDFNAEYDEYRTLHAKMETVARRFIKLDAQRKRLSPGSKEYQTIHEEVLEEYKKINQSSPNYHEEKYRCEYLHNKLAHIKRLIGEFDQQQAGSWH, encoded by the exons ATGGCGGCAGGGGGGCCAGCTGTGGGTCTGCGGGAGGAGCGGCGCTATGGTTTATCGTGCGGGAGGCTCGGCCAGGACAACATCACGGTGTTGCATGTGAAGCTCACAGAGACGGCGATCCGGGCACTGGAGACGTACCAGACCCATAAGAATTTAACTCCTTCCAGACCTTCAATTCAGTTTCAAGGACTCCAAGGGCTTGTCGAAATTCCCAAAAATGATCCCCCAAATGAAGTGCATAACTTTAACTTCTACTTGTCAAATGTTGGCAAAGATAACCCTCAGGGAAGCTTTGACTGCATCCAGCAAACTGTCTCAAGTTCTGGTGCCTCACAGCTCAATTGCCTGGGATTTATACAAGATAAAATTACAGTATGTGCAACAAATTACTCCTATCAAATGACAAGAGAATGAATGACCCAGGCAGAAGAGGAATCCCGTAACCGAAGTACAAA AAAACCTGGTGGACCATTTGTAGGTAAAAGAGTACAGATTCGGAAAGCACCTCAAGTCGTTCCAGATGCAGTACCTGAGAGGAAAAGGTCAACTCCTATTAACCCTGCAAATACAATACAAAAGATCCATTTAAACAACAATATTTCTCAGCGGCCCTATAAAGACAGGGTGATTCACCTCCTGGCAATGAAGACTTACAAGAAACCAGAGCTACTTGCCAGATTACAGAAAGATGGAGTTAATCAAAAAGACAAGAACTCCCTTGGAGCTATCCTTCAACAGGTAGCCAACCTGAATCCTAAGGACCTTTCTTATACCTTAAAGGATTATGTATTTAAGGAACTCCAAAAAGATTGGCCTGGATACAATGAGATAGACAGACAGTCACTGGAATTAGTGCTATCTAGAAAATTAAATCCATCTCCT AGAAAAACCAGCACCACCGGTTCAGAATCTCCTATATGTTCTAATAAAGATGCTGCATCTTCTCCTTCTCAGAAACGCCTTTTGGATTCAGATTTCACAGATCccttaatgaataaaaaaacacGGATATCTCACCTAACAAATAGAGTTCACCCAACATTAAATGGTCATTTGAATTCCACCCAtgctccaccaccaccaccacctcctcctcctcttccaccaccaccacctcctcctcctgcAGCTGCCGCCACCCCAACTCTACCACCTCTTCCTTCAACCCACCTTCCAGTTTCAAATCCTCCTCAGACTGTAAATTCTAACTCCAATTCCCCTAGCACTCCAGAAGGCCGGGGAACTCAAGACCTACCTATTGACAGTTTTAGTCAAAATGGTAGTAGCATCTTTGAGGACCAGCAGGACAAATATACCTCTAGGACGTCTTTGGAAATCCCACCACCTGGTTCAATCCTATCAAAGTGTCCAAAGCCAATGGAAGAAAAACATTCAATGTCacataaaaaatct aaaaaaaaatctaaaaaacatAAGGAAAATGACCAAATTAAAAAACAGGACATTGAAAATattgaggaaaaggagaaagacctTAAGACAAAGGATGAAATTGCCAAGCTAAATAACTCCAGTCTGGATTCAAACGAAGGAGTTAAAGAGGTTTGCACTGCCTCCACAGATCCTTCATCAACCATTGAGCTACCagattatttgataaaatatattGCTATTGTCTCACATGAGCAACGCCAGAATTATAAAGATGACTTCAATGCAGAGTATGATGAGTACAGGACTTTGCATGCCAAGATGGAGACTGTTGCTAGAAGGTTTATTAAACTTGATGCACAACGTAAGCGCCTTTCTCCAGGCTCCAAGGAGTATCAGACTATTCATGAAGAAGTCTTAGAAGAATATAAGAAGATCAATCAGTCTAGCCCCAATTACCATGAAGAAAAATACAGATGTGAATATCTCCATAACAAGTTGGCTCACATCAAAAGACTAATCGGTGAATTCGACCAACAGCAAGCAGGGTCCTGGCACTAG